One stretch of Leadbetterella byssophila DSM 17132 DNA includes these proteins:
- a CDS encoding SusC/RagA family TonB-linked outer membrane protein, producing MRLNFTLLFFLLLGQAMAQKTSISGRLSDSTGEPIAGAAVVELGTVNATITNAEGEFSLQVSRSGARLKISSVGFHSIEVDAKDSFMNLTLAHNDSHLDELVVTGYSAQRQQEISASIVKVDAKALKDVKSPNVSNLLQGKVAGVNVVSGSGRPGDNATIRIRGRSSISSSSSPLWVVDGVIAHGTPNINPSDIETVTVLKDAAASTLYGSRGANGVIVITTKRASGDGTFTVSLNTGASHYNRGNFQLMNSQQMWDYYQSFSNPNAIPNNITSEVLKTDYNWLDNGTQAGQFRDYSGSYVGKTEKTTFYASGNYYKEEGSVKGFVYDRISGRMNLEHALTKRLTFKPKVNATYTTTDSRQHSLYDMYLNMPWDKPYDENGKILNPQAGGITWYGRDNRNYLYDQQFNYGKGQVFDIQTNLDFSYKIASFLTFESMNNLAYYTNTSMSYTDPQSNSGLSNVGSIYQFADKRIVRFFNQMLKYNNSFGKHNVSALAGYEYSDYVYSSVNATGKGIAPGSEIVGNAADFQGMGGTKNDYAFQSGMLQVNYGFADRYNVQASYRLDGSSRFGADKRYGSFYALSAAWNVHNETFFNWKAMDHLKLRLSYGEVGNVPTGYYSSYSLYSLNGQYNGMPAAIPGQYNNPLVSWEKSKDANLGIEFGLVNRLDFTVDLYNKNTDDLLTYISFPSTAGWSGYYENVGAVRNKGIEVAVNADLLGVNSPVSWTLGLNWAHNQNRIEALKDGVDIPAGNKRYSEGRDIDSWYMRKWAGVNPENGAPQWEILNPETGEVTLSSNYNAATLQYVGTSSPKYQGGAFTRIGFKGLSLNVNMAYLKGAFAYHSARELFDSDGAYPSYNQMVFKEGWSRWSTDNKQATHPLASYSNTNNSNKTSSRYLEDASFLRLRNVTLSYELASDLVKRAKLKSASIYVSGDNLWISTPFSGIDPEAALYGDATSQYPSPKRITFGLNVSF from the coding sequence ATGAGACTAAATTTTACACTTCTTTTCTTTCTGCTCTTGGGGCAGGCCATGGCCCAGAAGACGAGCATTAGCGGGAGATTATCGGACTCCACAGGGGAGCCGATCGCAGGAGCTGCTGTGGTGGAGCTGGGTACAGTAAACGCTACCATCACCAATGCCGAAGGAGAATTCAGTTTGCAAGTTTCTAGGTCAGGTGCCCGACTAAAAATCTCAAGCGTGGGCTTCCACAGTATAGAGGTGGATGCAAAAGATTCTTTTATGAATTTAACCCTGGCGCATAACGACAGTCACCTGGATGAATTAGTGGTTACAGGTTACTCCGCTCAGAGGCAACAGGAAATCTCAGCCTCCATTGTAAAAGTGGATGCTAAAGCCTTGAAGGATGTCAAATCTCCCAATGTCTCTAATCTACTCCAAGGTAAGGTGGCTGGAGTAAATGTGGTGAGCGGAAGCGGTAGGCCGGGAGATAACGCTACTATTCGAATTCGCGGTAGAAGTTCTATTTCTTCCAGTTCAAGCCCGCTGTGGGTTGTGGATGGGGTAATTGCACATGGAACTCCGAATATCAATCCAAGTGATATCGAAACGGTAACGGTGCTTAAAGACGCTGCGGCTTCGACCCTATACGGTTCAAGAGGTGCAAATGGTGTCATTGTGATCACCACCAAAAGAGCAAGTGGAGACGGAACTTTTACAGTTAGTCTGAATACAGGAGCCAGTCATTATAATCGTGGCAACTTCCAACTTATGAACTCTCAGCAAATGTGGGATTATTACCAAAGTTTCTCGAATCCTAATGCTATCCCTAATAATATCACTTCTGAGGTCTTGAAGACGGATTATAACTGGTTAGATAACGGTACTCAAGCGGGTCAATTCCGTGATTATAGCGGTTCATATGTGGGCAAAACAGAAAAGACCACTTTCTATGCCAGCGGTAACTACTACAAGGAAGAAGGATCAGTTAAAGGTTTCGTTTATGACAGGATTTCAGGTAGGATGAATTTGGAACACGCCTTAACCAAGAGACTTACTTTTAAGCCTAAGGTTAATGCTACCTATACCACTACGGACAGTCGCCAACATTCCTTGTATGATATGTATCTTAACATGCCTTGGGATAAACCATATGATGAAAATGGAAAGATCTTGAATCCCCAGGCAGGAGGAATTACTTGGTATGGTAGAGATAATCGTAATTATTTATATGACCAGCAGTTCAATTATGGTAAAGGTCAGGTCTTTGATATTCAAACTAACTTAGACTTCTCTTATAAGATTGCCAGTTTCTTGACTTTTGAGTCCATGAATAACTTGGCATACTATACTAATACCAGTATGAGCTATACTGACCCACAGTCCAATTCCGGTCTTTCCAATGTGGGTTCCATCTATCAATTTGCTGACAAGCGCATTGTGCGTTTTTTCAACCAAATGTTGAAGTATAATAATTCCTTCGGCAAGCATAATGTGTCTGCCTTAGCTGGTTATGAATATTCTGATTATGTTTATAGTAGTGTAAATGCTACAGGAAAGGGCATAGCACCGGGATCTGAGATTGTAGGCAATGCCGCAGACTTCCAAGGGATGGGTGGTACAAAGAACGACTACGCGTTCCAGTCGGGTATGCTTCAAGTCAATTATGGCTTTGCTGACAGATACAATGTTCAGGCATCTTATCGTCTGGATGGAAGCTCAAGGTTCGGTGCGGATAAGAGATATGGAAGTTTTTATGCCTTAAGTGCAGCCTGGAATGTGCATAATGAGACTTTCTTTAATTGGAAAGCAATGGATCATTTGAAGTTGAGATTATCCTATGGTGAAGTAGGTAACGTACCTACAGGTTATTACTCGTCTTACTCCTTGTATTCCTTAAATGGACAATATAATGGCATGCCGGCCGCTATTCCAGGGCAGTATAATAATCCATTGGTCAGTTGGGAGAAGTCAAAAGATGCTAACCTAGGTATTGAGTTTGGGTTGGTGAACCGACTAGATTTTACTGTGGACCTATACAATAAGAACACAGATGATCTCTTGACTTATATCTCTTTTCCATCTACTGCGGGTTGGAGCGGTTATTATGAAAATGTAGGTGCGGTGAGGAATAAAGGGATTGAAGTGGCTGTTAATGCTGATCTGCTTGGCGTGAACAGTCCGGTGTCCTGGACATTGGGTTTGAACTGGGCTCATAATCAGAACAGGATTGAGGCATTAAAAGATGGAGTGGATATTCCGGCGGGCAATAAACGCTATTCCGAGGGAAGAGACATAGATTCTTGGTATATGAGGAAATGGGCGGGAGTGAATCCCGAGAATGGAGCACCTCAGTGGGAGATCTTAAATCCTGAGACCGGAGAGGTGACTTTGTCTTCAAATTATAATGCTGCTACCCTACAATACGTGGGAACTTCATCTCCTAAATACCAGGGAGGAGCCTTTACGAGAATTGGTTTCAAGGGATTGTCCTTGAATGTGAATATGGCCTATCTAAAAGGCGCTTTTGCTTATCACAGTGCACGGGAGTTATTTGATTCTGATGGTGCTTATCCAAGTTATAATCAGATGGTATTCAAAGAGGGCTGGTCCAGGTGGTCAACGGATAATAAGCAGGCTACGCACCCCCTTGCTTCGTACTCAAATACAAACAATTCAAACAAGACGTCCTCGCGCTATTTGGAAGATGCTTCTTTCTTGAGATTGAGGAATGTGACATTGAGTTATGAATTGGCTTCGGATTTAGTGAAAAGGGCCAAATTGAAATCGGCCAGTATCTATGTTTCCGGAGATAATTTATGGATATCTACTCCATTCTCAGGGATAGATCCGGAAGCGGCATTGTACGGTGATGCTACTTCACAGTATCCATCTCCAAAACGTATCACATTTGGTCTAAACGTATCCTTTTAA
- a CDS encoding LacI family DNA-binding transcriptional regulator, translating to MAENVTIKTIASLLGISHSTVSRALQNNPRIGLRTRERVQEMAKNLKYVSNSGAQLLKNVTTHSVGIVVPNLHEEYFSMMISGIEDVLGQMGYQAIICQSRDDMQREKKAVEHFLRARVEGLLVSLSATTNQYDHFQNLGSYGIPIVFCDRTPKGFPSFRVRSVVETGMKSGLEYLFQKGIRKIALLNGPSYLLSADERLNTYLQGMLELKLETSPKYIRTTDLSKEDTSHQMRELLALENIPEAIIAFNDYVALDAIKVCREAGYNIPFLSFGNLPITNYMEHGPIASVEQFPYEIGQKAAELLRNVLNTKDLEYKEEVVHSVLKIRE from the coding sequence ATGGCAGAGAATGTAACGATAAAAACCATTGCTTCGCTACTGGGTATTTCACATTCCACTGTCTCCAGGGCTTTGCAGAATAACCCTAGAATAGGACTTCGAACTCGAGAGAGAGTTCAGGAGATGGCCAAGAACCTTAAATATGTAAGCAACTCAGGCGCGCAATTACTGAAAAACGTTACTACGCATTCTGTGGGTATAGTAGTACCTAATCTCCATGAAGAATACTTCAGCATGATGATCTCAGGCATAGAAGATGTTCTGGGACAAATGGGCTATCAAGCCATCATCTGCCAGTCCAGAGATGACATGCAAAGAGAAAAAAAGGCGGTAGAACATTTTCTTAGGGCAAGGGTTGAAGGCCTATTGGTTTCCCTCTCTGCTACTACGAATCAGTATGATCACTTCCAAAATTTGGGCAGTTATGGAATCCCCATAGTTTTCTGTGACAGAACGCCGAAAGGCTTTCCTTCTTTTAGAGTTCGCTCTGTAGTAGAGACCGGCATGAAGTCGGGTTTAGAATATTTGTTCCAAAAAGGCATAAGGAAAATAGCATTATTGAACGGGCCTTCCTATCTACTTTCTGCTGATGAACGTTTGAATACCTACCTACAAGGCATGCTCGAACTTAAGTTGGAAACCAGTCCTAAATATATTCGCACCACAGACCTGAGTAAGGAGGACACTTCCCATCAGATGCGAGAACTTTTGGCACTGGAGAACATACCGGAAGCCATCATAGCCTTCAATGACTATGTGGCTTTAGATGCCATAAAGGTTTGTCGGGAAGCAGGCTACAATATTCCTTTTCTAAGTTTCGGAAATTTACCTATAACAAATTATATGGAGCATGGCCCCATCGCTTCGGTAGAGCAGTTTCCGTACGAAATTGGTCAGAAAGCAGCAGAACTGTTGAGAAACGTATTGAACACTAAGGATCTAGAATACAAAGAAGAAGTAGTACATTCGGTACTGAAAATCCGCGAATAA
- the ilvD gene encoding dihydroxy-acid dehydratase: MNGAEELNKYSKTLTQEVSNPAAQAMLYAIGLKEEDMSKPQIGIASTGYEGNPCNIHLNGLSVHVKKGIQANDMVGLIFHTIGVSDGMTNGNDGMSYSLPSRDIIADSIENVVSAQWYDGLITVVGCDKNMPGAVMAMARINRPSIMVYGGTVRSGSYKGKKLDIVSAFEAYGKKINNAISDEDYKGVIQNSIPGQGACGGMYTANTMASSLEALGITLPDTASYPATHEGKIAECVAIGAAMKNLLEKNIKPRDIITRKSIENALTIVMALGGSTNAVLHYLAIAHAADVPLTYKDIQEISDRTPLIADFKPSGKYYMEEVLSIGGLPAIMKYLMKKGLIHGDCLTISGKTVAENLANVPDLDFETQDMVHPLENPLKPSGHIQILYGNLAERGGVAKITGKEGLRFEGPAKVCDKEEEMLEAIAKGEIKEGQVIVIRYEGPKGGPGMPEMLKPTSAVMGAGLGDKVALITDGRFSGGTHGFVVGHIAPEAYEGGNIALVKDGDIISIDAESKEITVHVSNEELAERRKNWKPLTPPFIEKGVLRKYFKTVSAADEGCVTDK; this comes from the coding sequence ATGAACGGGGCAGAAGAACTCAACAAGTACAGTAAAACCCTCACACAGGAGGTCAGCAATCCGGCCGCCCAAGCCATGCTCTATGCCATAGGCTTGAAGGAGGAAGACATGTCAAAACCGCAAATCGGTATAGCAAGTACAGGCTATGAAGGTAACCCTTGTAATATTCACCTGAATGGCCTGTCCGTACACGTGAAAAAAGGAATACAGGCCAACGATATGGTGGGTCTGATCTTCCATACCATTGGAGTATCTGATGGTATGACTAACGGCAATGACGGTATGAGCTACTCCCTGCCTAGTAGAGATATCATCGCTGATTCCATAGAAAACGTAGTATCAGCTCAATGGTATGACGGATTAATCACGGTAGTGGGTTGCGACAAGAACATGCCGGGAGCCGTAATGGCCATGGCTAGAATCAATCGCCCATCCATCATGGTCTACGGAGGAACGGTAAGATCCGGCTCATATAAAGGCAAGAAACTAGATATTGTATCAGCATTTGAAGCTTATGGCAAAAAGATCAACAATGCCATTAGCGACGAAGACTATAAAGGAGTCATCCAAAACTCCATTCCAGGTCAAGGAGCCTGCGGAGGTATGTACACCGCAAACACCATGGCTTCCTCTCTTGAAGCCCTTGGCATTACCCTCCCTGATACCGCCTCTTACCCGGCCACCCACGAAGGTAAAATAGCAGAGTGTGTAGCCATTGGCGCTGCCATGAAAAACCTTCTGGAAAAGAATATCAAACCTAGAGATATCATCACACGCAAGAGCATAGAAAACGCCCTTACCATAGTAATGGCCCTGGGCGGTTCTACCAACGCCGTACTACACTACCTGGCTATAGCTCACGCTGCAGATGTGCCTTTGACTTATAAAGATATCCAGGAGATTTCTGATAGAACACCATTGATAGCCGACTTCAAGCCTTCAGGAAAATACTACATGGAAGAAGTACTCTCAATAGGAGGACTGCCTGCCATCATGAAGTACCTGATGAAGAAAGGACTTATTCATGGCGACTGTTTAACCATCTCCGGTAAAACAGTAGCGGAAAATCTTGCAAATGTTCCTGATCTTGATTTTGAAACCCAAGATATGGTACACCCTCTGGAGAATCCTTTGAAACCTAGCGGTCACATCCAAATCCTTTACGGCAACCTCGCTGAACGCGGCGGAGTGGCTAAAATCACCGGAAAAGAAGGACTTCGCTTTGAAGGCCCCGCAAAAGTATGCGACAAAGAAGAGGAAATGCTTGAAGCCATAGCAAAAGGGGAAATCAAAGAAGGTCAAGTCATAGTCATTCGCTACGAAGGACCTAAAGGAGGACCAGGTATGCCTGAAATGTTGAAACCTACCTCAGCCGTGATGGGTGCCGGTCTAGGAGATAAAGTAGCCTTGATCACAGACGGTAGATTCTCAGGAGGAACTCACGGCTTCGTGGTAGGTCATATTGCTCCTGAAGCATATGAAGGTGGAAACATTGCCCTGGTTAAAGACGGAGACATCATCAGCATTGATGCTGAAAGCAAAGAAATCACTGTACACGTATCTAACGAAGAACTCGCAGAAAGACGCAAAAACTGGAAACCACTTACTCCTCCATTCATTGAAAAAGGAGTATTGAGAAAATATTTTAAAACGGTGTCCGCAGCTGATGAAGGCTGTGTAACTGATAAGTAA
- the ilvB gene encoding biosynthetic-type acetolactate synthase large subunit: MNTSTATEALETVSTDQFLTGGHALMECFLQEGVDLIFGYPGGAIMPIYDALYDYTDRIKHILVRHEQGAGHAAEGFARSSGKVGVCMATSGPGATNLVTPIADAIIDSTPMVAITGQVNSWLLGTDAFQETDVIGVTMPICKWNYQVTNPDEIPEVLAKAFFIAKAGKPGPVLIDITRDAQVKKMTKHFSYQKVDKLLGYNPRLTPKMDQVEKAAELINKAKYPYILFGQGVLISKAMEEFKAFVEKTDIPCASTLLGISGIEIDHPNYMGWLGMHGMYAPNVMTDKCDVLIAIGMRFDDRVTGDAELFARQAKIVHIEIDPAEINKIKHAHAPVVGDAKEVLKLLTPLVEKRDLSHWKNEFRKLEVPEKELVTDRDLACKGEIKMAEVVKMVSDKTKGEACIVVDVGQHQMVSARYYEFRKPHSYIASGGLGTMGFAIPAALGAKFGAPDREVVAFIGDGCFQMTIQELGTIAQSGLDVKLVLLNNNYLGMVRQWQQLFFQKRYSFVELQNPDFITIAKGFGLEATKVTQREELEGAIDQMLAHKGGFVLEILVEKEENVFPMVPAGKSVSEIRLQ; the protein is encoded by the coding sequence ATGAATACAAGCACAGCAACCGAGGCTTTAGAGACGGTTAGTACCGATCAATTCCTCACAGGTGGTCATGCCCTTATGGAATGTTTCCTTCAAGAAGGTGTAGACCTGATTTTTGGTTATCCTGGCGGGGCCATCATGCCTATTTATGATGCCCTATACGATTATACAGATCGTATTAAACATATTCTGGTAAGACACGAGCAAGGTGCAGGACACGCAGCGGAAGGATTTGCCAGATCAAGTGGAAAAGTAGGTGTCTGCATGGCTACTTCTGGTCCGGGCGCTACAAACCTGGTGACCCCAATCGCTGACGCCATCATTGACAGTACTCCCATGGTGGCCATCACAGGACAAGTTAACTCCTGGCTACTGGGAACAGATGCTTTCCAGGAAACAGATGTTATAGGCGTAACCATGCCTATCTGTAAATGGAATTACCAAGTCACTAACCCGGATGAAATACCAGAAGTGCTGGCTAAGGCTTTCTTCATTGCCAAAGCAGGTAAGCCGGGTCCTGTACTCATTGACATCACCCGTGATGCTCAAGTGAAAAAGATGACTAAGCATTTTTCTTACCAAAAAGTGGACAAATTACTGGGCTACAACCCTCGCTTGACACCAAAAATGGATCAAGTAGAAAAAGCTGCGGAACTAATCAACAAAGCCAAGTACCCTTATATCCTATTCGGACAAGGTGTTCTTATCTCCAAAGCTATGGAAGAATTCAAGGCCTTTGTAGAGAAGACAGACATCCCTTGCGCAAGTACCTTACTAGGTATTTCAGGTATCGAAATTGATCATCCCAACTATATGGGCTGGCTAGGCATGCACGGCATGTATGCTCCAAACGTCATGACAGACAAATGTGACGTGCTGATTGCCATTGGTATGCGTTTTGACGACCGCGTGACTGGAGATGCAGAGCTATTTGCCCGCCAGGCGAAGATCGTTCACATAGAGATTGATCCTGCGGAAATCAATAAGATCAAGCATGCTCATGCACCGGTAGTGGGTGACGCTAAAGAAGTCCTCAAACTTCTAACTCCATTGGTTGAAAAAAGAGACCTCTCCCATTGGAAAAATGAATTCAGAAAACTTGAGGTCCCTGAGAAGGAATTAGTAACAGATCGTGATCTGGCTTGCAAAGGAGAAATCAAGATGGCTGAAGTGGTCAAAATGGTTTCTGACAAGACCAAAGGAGAAGCCTGCATAGTGGTTGACGTAGGTCAGCACCAAATGGTTTCTGCTCGCTATTACGAATTCCGCAAACCCCATTCTTATATCGCATCAGGAGGATTAGGAACCATGGGATTTGCCATTCCGGCAGCCTTAGGGGCTAAATTCGGTGCCCCTGATAGAGAAGTGGTGGCTTTCATAGGAGATGGATGTTTCCAAATGACTATCCAGGAGCTTGGAACCATTGCTCAGAGCGGACTAGATGTTAAACTGGTACTTTTGAACAATAACTACCTGGGCATGGTGAGACAGTGGCAACAGTTGTTCTTCCAAAAAAGATACTCTTTCGTAGAGCTTCAAAACCCTGACTTTATCACCATAGCAAAAGGTTTCGGTCTAGAGGCTACAAAGGTTACTCAAAGAGAAGAATTAGAAGGAGCTATAGATCAGATGCTCGCACATAAAGGTGGTTTTGTACTAGAGATTCTAGTGGAGAAAGAAGAGAACGTCTTCCCTATGGTACCGGCAGGCAAAAGCGTTTCAGAGATCAGATTACAGTAA
- the ilvN gene encoding acetolactate synthase small subunit: protein MTQYTICVYGENAVGLLNKITILFTRRRINIESLTVSETVRKGVSRFTIGIKHEKREEVEKLVRQIRKVVEVLAVFGYLNQDIVYNEIALFKIPTPVNAKPLDIDTINKVYKAWVVYWELDYVVIEKTGSEEEIFEFFRYLKPHGITEFVRSGRVAVGKTPQGLVEYLPEEMEWEYSV, encoded by the coding sequence ATGACACAATATACCATATGCGTTTACGGAGAAAATGCCGTAGGACTGCTCAATAAGATCACGATTCTCTTTACCCGAAGAAGAATCAATATAGAGTCATTAACGGTGTCTGAAACGGTAAGAAAAGGAGTTTCCCGCTTTACCATTGGCATCAAACATGAAAAGAGAGAAGAAGTTGAAAAATTAGTAAGACAGATCAGAAAAGTGGTCGAAGTCTTGGCCGTATTTGGATACTTGAATCAAGATATCGTCTATAACGAGATCGCCCTATTCAAAATCCCTACTCCGGTAAATGCCAAACCTTTGGACATTGACACCATCAATAAGGTGTATAAAGCCTGGGTAGTGTATTGGGAATTGGACTATGTAGTTATAGAAAAGACAGGTTCTGAAGAAGAAATCTTTGAGTTCTTCAGATACTTAAAACCTCACGGCATTACAGAATTCGTAAGATCAGGTAGAGTAGCCGTAGGAAAAACCCCTCAAGGATTAGTAGAGTACCTTCCGGAAGAAATGGAATGGGAATATTCAGTTTAA
- the ilvC gene encoding ketol-acid reductoisomerase, translated as MAKLNFGGIEEEVVTREEFPLEKAREVLAGETIAVIGYGVQGPGQALNMRDNGLNVIVGQRKGKTYDKAVADGWVPGETLFEIEEALAKGTIICYLLSDAAQIELWPTVKKYLTAGKSLYFSHGFGITYKEKTGIVPPADVDVFLAAPKGSGTSLRRLFVEGKGLNSSFAVYQDASGKAREKCIAMAIGVGSGYLFETDFYKEVTSDLTGERGTLMGAIQGIFAAQYEVLRENGHSPSEAFNETVEELTQSLMPLVAENGMDWMYANCSTTAQRGALDWWKPFRDATKPVFEKLYNSVKTQNEAAISIERNSQPDYREKLEVELAELRDSEMWQAGKTVRSLRPENN; from the coding sequence ATGGCAAAATTAAATTTTGGAGGCATAGAAGAAGAAGTAGTAACCAGGGAAGAATTCCCATTAGAAAAAGCTAGAGAGGTATTGGCTGGAGAAACCATTGCCGTGATCGGATATGGTGTACAAGGTCCTGGTCAAGCCCTAAACATGAGAGACAATGGTCTTAACGTGATCGTTGGTCAAAGAAAAGGTAAAACGTATGACAAAGCCGTTGCTGACGGTTGGGTACCAGGTGAAACACTTTTCGAAATCGAAGAAGCTCTAGCTAAAGGTACTATCATCTGTTATCTACTTTCTGATGCTGCACAGATAGAACTTTGGCCTACAGTGAAGAAGTATTTGACAGCCGGTAAATCTCTTTACTTCTCTCACGGTTTTGGTATCACTTATAAAGAGAAAACAGGAATCGTTCCTCCTGCTGATGTTGACGTGTTCCTAGCAGCTCCAAAAGGATCAGGAACTTCCCTTCGTCGTCTATTCGTAGAAGGAAAGGGACTTAACTCTTCTTTTGCCGTTTACCAAGATGCTAGCGGTAAAGCAAGAGAGAAATGTATAGCTATGGCTATCGGCGTAGGTTCTGGATATTTGTTCGAAACAGATTTTTATAAAGAAGTAACTTCTGACTTAACCGGTGAAAGAGGTACTTTGATGGGTGCTATCCAAGGTATCTTCGCAGCACAATACGAAGTACTAAGAGAAAACGGCCACTCTCCATCTGAAGCGTTCAACGAAACAGTGGAAGAACTTACTCAATCCCTTATGCCTCTAGTAGCTGAAAACGGTATGGACTGGATGTATGCCAACTGTTCCACTACAGCTCAAAGAGGAGCTTTGGATTGGTGGAAACCATTTAGAGACGCAACAAAACCTGTTTTCGAAAAACTTTACAACAGCGTTAAAACTCAGAATGAAGCAGCTATCTCTATCGAACGTAACTCTCAACCGGATTACAGAGAGAAACTAGAAGTAGAACTTGCTGAACTTAGAGATTCTGAAATGTGGCAAGCCGGCAAAACCGTAAGAAGCCTAAGACCAGAAAACAATTAA
- a CDS encoding carboxypeptidase-like regulatory domain-containing protein has translation MKHLTLILFLLPFQILAQIKGQIFSAGDKKPVPFAAVFINNSTIGTTSDEEGRFTLPQLSPGKHELIVSVLGFEKHLEVINAPVNQAFKIYLTEKSQELDMVLVKAFDKDGWMTWGKLFTECFIGTGTNASQTKLLNSKDLRFRHNKKEKILEVFAVAPLKIKNKALGYDLEYHLEVFRVDFNNNTQLYAGYPFFKEPSKLSKKQKERRQASYDASLTKFLKSLYHNKLQEDGYLVRKLVEVPNREKQRVRALYDKYTIRGFDENGSSFIISGPNLPQEIYTPDSLSYFQKILAQPNGTKNLYKDTLSRSQILKRDTKGNKYIQFRDYLHIVNTKHLEDPLYLSFNRESRTVGPQTSMLKMTEDEPIEIQENGNYFPPLNLISIDYWGWSNKIADLLPLDYKSSTP, from the coding sequence ATGAAGCATCTCACCTTAATTCTCTTTCTCCTGCCTTTCCAAATTTTGGCACAAATTAAAGGGCAAATATTCAGTGCGGGCGACAAAAAACCGGTGCCCTTCGCTGCGGTATTCATCAATAACTCCACCATCGGTACCACATCGGATGAAGAAGGAAGGTTTACCTTACCTCAACTCTCTCCAGGAAAGCACGAACTAATCGTCTCTGTATTGGGATTTGAGAAACATCTGGAAGTCATTAATGCTCCTGTAAACCAAGCGTTCAAAATCTACCTGACGGAAAAAAGTCAAGAACTGGATATGGTCCTGGTAAAAGCCTTTGATAAAGATGGCTGGATGACCTGGGGAAAACTCTTCACGGAATGCTTCATAGGCACAGGAACCAATGCCTCTCAAACCAAACTACTCAATTCAAAAGATCTTCGATTTAGACATAACAAGAAGGAAAAGATCCTCGAAGTATTTGCAGTTGCCCCTTTAAAGATAAAAAACAAAGCCCTGGGCTATGATTTAGAATACCACCTGGAAGTATTTCGAGTGGACTTTAATAACAATACCCAACTCTACGCCGGCTACCCTTTCTTCAAAGAACCATCTAAGCTCAGTAAAAAACAGAAGGAAAGACGACAAGCCTCTTATGATGCCTCATTAACCAAGTTCTTAAAATCACTCTATCATAACAAGCTTCAGGAAGACGGATACTTGGTAAGGAAGCTTGTAGAAGTACCTAACAGGGAAAAACAAAGAGTCAGAGCCTTGTATGATAAATACACCATCCGTGGATTTGATGAAAATGGATCCTCCTTCATCATCAGCGGTCCTAACTTACCACAAGAAATCTACACTCCAGATTCTTTGAGCTATTTCCAAAAGATTTTGGCCCAACCTAATGGTACGAAAAACCTATATAAAGATACCCTTAGTAGAAGCCAGATCTTAAAGAGAGACACTAAGGGCAACAAGTATATTCAATTCCGGGATTACTTGCATATCGTTAATACTAAACACTTAGAGGATCCGCTTTATCTAAGCTTCAATAGGGAATCCAGAACCGTAGGACCTCAGACATCCATGTTAAAAATGACGGAAGATGAACCCATTGAAATTCAGGAAAATGGAAATTATTTCCCTCCTTTGAACCTGATATCTATAGATTATTGGGGATGGTCAAATAAGATTGCTGATTTGCTGCCTCTGGACTATAAATCATCCACGCCGTAG